A DNA window from Brassica napus cultivar Da-Ae chromosome C1, Da-Ae, whole genome shotgun sequence contains the following coding sequences:
- the LOC106351281 gene encoding uncharacterized protein LOC106351281 isoform X2: MSTSKDNWKPEETRYFFQLYAEERRKGNKVGQQMNKVGKKNIMDAFELRFKKGFSDWKRDYKNKYDSSRKKYIRIRMLTQNRTGLGYDNMGRIDMSDDWWKERERECPGIRKAFCKEIDNMDMFEAEFGGVVVTGAEGWSAQHGEASLNSRVGGDIAEDEADSQPAAETETQGQAPRQTQPAAQTHSGGSRAKRRRKEKDVAVEACEKRTAALEVKNMLAKQLMEREQPFSVEIVLEMLYALPEVREWSPLYEASIELLIDSEGSRRGFITMKTDEAKTKFLELRTKIKRDE; encoded by the exons ATGTCGACGTCAAAAGAT AATTGGAAACCTGAGGAAACTAGGTATTTTTTCCAACTCTacgcggaagagagaagaaaaggaaataagGTTGGTCAGCAAATGAATAAAGTAGGAAAAAAGAACATCATGGATGCGTTTGAGCTGAGGTTTAAGAAGGGATTTTCCGATTGGAAGAGGGACTACAAGAACAAGTACGACAGCAGCAGAAAAAAATACATCAGGATTAGGATGCTGACTCAGAACAGGACAGGACTTGGGTATGATAACATGGGAAGGATCGACATGTCAGATGATTGGTGGAAAGAGCGCGAAAGG GAGTGTCCAGGAATTAGAAAAGCCTTCTGCAAAGAAATTGATAACATGGATATGTTTGAAGCAGAATTTGGTGGTGTAGTAGTTACTGGAGCAGAAGGTTGGAGTGCTCAACATGGAGAAGCAAGCTTGAATTCGAGAGTTGGTGGAGATATTGCTGAGGATGAAGCTGATTCTCAGCCAGCAGCAGAGACAGAAACCCAGGGCCAAGCTCCTCGCCAAACTCAACCAGCAGCTCAGACTCATTCTGGAGGTTCAAGAGCAAAACGAAGGCGTAAGGAGAAAGATGTGGCTGTGGAGGCATGTGAAAAAAGGACAGCTGCTCTTGAAGTGAAGAATATGCTAGCAAAACAATTGATGGAGCGTGAACAACCATTCAGTGTTGAGATCGTATTGGAGATGTTGTATGCTCTCCCTGAAGTGAGAGAGTGGTCGCCTTTATATGAAGCATCGATTGAGCTTCTGATAGATAGTGAAGGGAGCCGAAGGGGATTCATAACGATGAAGACAGATGAAGCGAAGACTAAGTTTCTGGAGCTTAGGACCAAGATAAAACGTGATGAGTGA
- the LOC106351281 gene encoding uncharacterized protein LOC106351281 isoform X1 codes for MSTSKDMLERWMLEDEDGDYDDELGLFDVAITERLSHRTDRGAGWRYVQQLMYESDQQCYDILRMNQRTFEALCKMLAQRYGLEESHHVYLEESVAMFLETVGQDKTKRDIAARYQRSLDTVQRKLDEVLSALLKFAEDTLKPEEGEFARVSPVLRNDDRYWPQFRDCIGALDGTHIPVRPPSQNADAYRGRKQDPTMNVLAICNFDMKFIYAYVGVPGRAHDTKVLTHCARNEASFPHPPPGKYYLVDSGYPTRTGYLGPHRNMRYHLSQFATGGPPVSARELFNRKHSGLRSVIERTFGVWKAKWRILDRKHILR; via the exons ATGTCGACGTCAAAAGAT ATGCTTGAAAGATGGATgttggaagatgaagatggTGATTATGATGATGAACTTGGTTTGTTTGATGTGGCTATTACCGAGAGACTGAGTCATAGAACAGATCGAGGAGCAGGATGGCGTTATGTTCAACAACTTATGTACGAATCTGATCAGCAATGTTACGACATTCTGCGCATGAATCAAAGGACGTTTGAAGCTTTGTGCAAGATGCTAGCTCAGCGATATGGATTGGAAGAGTCTCACCATGTCTACCTTGAGGAATCTGTTGCGATGTTTCTCGAGACTGTTGGTCAAGATAAGACCAAGAGGGATATTGCTGCAAGGTATCAAAGATCATTGGATACAGTACAAAGAAAGCTTGATGAAGTCTTGAGTGCTCTTCTCAAGTTTGCAGAGGATACACTAAAACCAGAAGAAGGCGAGTTTGCAAGAGTGAGTCCTGTTTTGAGAAACGATGATCGGTATTGGCCTCAGTTCAGAGATTGTATTGGAGCACTTGATGGAACTCATATCCCGGTTCGTCCTCCAAGTCAGAATGCAGATGCATACAGAGGCAGAAAGCAAGATCCTACAATGAATGTTCTTGCTATATGTAACTTCGATATGAAGTTCATATATGCATATGTCGGTGTACCTGGTAGAGCACATGATACCAAGGTCTTGACTCATTGTGCGAGAAACGAGGCTTCTTTTCCACATCCTCCCCCCGGAAAGTATTATTTAGTTGACTCCGGATATCCGACCAGGACAGGGTATCTTGGTCCGCATCGTAATATGCGATATCATCTTAGTCAGTTTGCTACAGGAGGACCACCAGTTAGTGCAAGAGAGTTATTCAACCGAAAGCATTCAGGTCTGCGATCAGTGATTGAGAGAACATTTGGAGTATGGAAAGCAAAATGGAGGATTTTGGATCGTAAGCATATCCTACGCTAA